From a single Bufo bufo chromosome 9, aBufBuf1.1, whole genome shotgun sequence genomic region:
- the GNG12 gene encoding guanine nucleotide-binding protein G(I)/G(S)/G(O) subunit gamma-12, producing MSTKTTSTNNIAQVRRTVQQLKVEASIERIKISKASADLMRYCDEHAKNDPLLVGIPASENPFKDKKPCIIL from the exons ATGTCTACCAAAACAACCAGCACAAATAACATAGCACAAGTACGCAGAACCGTCCAGCAGCTGAAAGTGGAGGCGTCCATAGAAAGAATAAAG atttccaAAGCATCAGCCGACCTCATGCGCTACTGTGATGAACACGCCAAGAACGACCCTTTACTCGTGGGCATTCCTgcctcagaaaaccccttcaaggaTAAAAAGCCGTGCATTATATTGTAG
- the GADD45A gene encoding growth arrest and DNA damage-inducible protein GADD45 alpha, whose amino-acid sequence MTLEELAAGEQSMGKMDIVGSALEEVLSKAKLQRTITIGVYEAAKLLNVDPDNVVLCLLATDETEDQDVALQIHFTLIQAFCCENDINILRVSNMSRLAEILGGADKAGEPADLHCILINNPHASQLKDPAINQVISFCKESRYLDQWVPVINLPER is encoded by the exons ATGACActggaggagctggctgctggaGAGCAAAGCATGGGAAA GATGGACATTGTGGGGTCTGCGCTGGAGGAGGTGCTGAGCAAAGCCAAGCTGCAGAGGACCATCACCATCGGGGTGTACGAGGCGGCCAAGCTGCTCAACGT GGACCCAGACAATGTGGTGCTTTGTCTTCTGGCCACGGATGAGACGGAAGATCAGGATGTCGCCTTGCAGATTCACTTCACTCTGATCCAGGCGTTTTGCTGCGAGAATGACATCAACATCCTGCGAGTGAGCAACATGAGCCGGCTGGCCGAGATCCTGGGCGGCGCTGACAAGGCCGGGGAACCTGCTGATCTGCATTGTATTCTGATCAAC AATCCACatgcttcccagctgaaggatccCGCCATCAATCAAGTGATCAGTTTCTGCAAAGAGAGCCGTTATTTGGATCAATGGGTGCCTGTGATCAACCTCCCCGAGCGATGA